In a single window of the Solea solea chromosome 14, fSolSol10.1, whole genome shotgun sequence genome:
- the LOC131472614 gene encoding TBC1 domain family member 9B isoform X1, with product MWIQPEEVLLAGALWVSERANPFFVLQRRRGHGRGGGLSGLLVGTLDVVLDSSARVAPYRILLQTSDSQIYWNVACGSSRKEITEHWDWLETNLLQTVAIFDNDEDVTTFVKGKICVCHFLSLSEGIIAEEKRLKQREEPEEDSGKFREAEIKMRQLFGMPEEEKLVNYYSCSFWKGRVPRQGWLYLSINHLCFYSLLLGKEVTLVVPWTEVTQLEKNATLVFPESVRVSTRHTERFFSMFLNINDTLALMEQLANIAMRQLLDNEAFAADRSLPKPCKTLKNVSVLKRDLDARAKNERYRTMFRLTQDERLDGHTDCTLWAPFAKTHVIGQLFISNNYICFNSREEEVCQLIIPLREVSVVEKADSSSVLPCPVSISTKNKMNFLFSNLKDRDFLVQRISDFLQRTPDSPLPPTMSSPAGPESVHRGRHYHSGLPTASQSLLQLYHVTTTATTEDLGPRAMKEKMKEEVWNIHFSEFGRGVCMYRTSRTRELVLNGIPESLRGELWLLFSGAQNEMDSHPGYYGDLVERAMGQCSLATEEIERDLHRSMPEHRAFQNETGIAALRRVLTAYAHRNPGIGYCQAMNIVTSVLLLYCPEEHAFWLLVALCERMLPDYYNTRVVGALVDQGVFEDLTRLFLPALHEHMQDLGVISTISLSWFLTLFLSVMPFHSAALLVDCFFYEGIKVIFQVALAVLHDNMDALLSCSDEGEAMTILGRYLDHVVNRHTVSLNIPHLHALLTSGDEPPPEIDILDLIKSSYEKFGSLRSDVIEQMRFKQRLKVIQSLEDTAKRSVVRAMMTESAFSIDELEELYCLFKSKHMTSCYWGSRSSAAERHDPSLPYLEQYRIDPAQFCQLFAALTPWVCGGHTPSLSARLFRLLDQNQDGLVNFKEFITGLSVMYHGDMTEKLKLLYKLHLPPALCPEEAESALEATTFFTEGETQDSSLVSHLDSVRQQEVTGNDGKKEAGEGEKKREVKDYRFYLRMWTKEKETKTETIKDLPRINQEQFIEFCKTLYNLFSEEEAEQQLYHAIATVASLLLRIGEVGKKFNNGTNKPAAAQAPPPVLAMPHDFVEGTSAESQVFQALADAQLEPMAPPMPDEDVQDDTSVSSYSVVSSGSLPCDDIGDDTVLVGSGEQRQGSEQRRGSVLDVDWSITFEQVLASLLTEQPLVQYFERKENIQNKMAACKAQRAVERQISSTSDHEVSQHSI from the exons gtctCCTGGTTGGGACTCTAGATGTGGTCCTGGACTCCAGTGCCAGAGTGGCTCCATACAGGATCCTTCTGCAGACTTCGGACTCTCAGATCTACTGGAACGTAGCCTGTG GCTCTTCCAGGAAGGAGATCACGGAGCACTGGGATTGGCTGGAGACCAACCTGCTGCAGACGGTCGCCATCTTTGACAACGATGAAGACGTCACCACCTTTGTCAAAGGGAAGATCTGTgtatgtcacttcctgtccctcTCTGAA GGCATCATAGCGGAGGAGAAACGTCTAAAACAGAGGGAGGAGCCAGAGGAGGACAGTGGGAAATTCCGGGAGGCGGAGATAAAGATGCGGCAGTTGTTCGGGATGCCTGAAGAAGAAAAGCTGGTCAATTATTACTCGTGCAGCTTCTGGAAAGGACGAGTTCCTCGCCAAGGCTGGCTCTACCTGTCCATCAACCACCTGTGCTTCTACTCCCTCCTGCTGGGCAAAGAGG tgacCTTGGTGGTGCCGTGGACTGAGGTGACCCAGCTGGAGAAGAACGCCACCCTGGTGTTTCCGGAGAGCGTCCGCGTCAGCACACGTCACACAGAACGCTTCTTCTCCATGTTCCTCAACATCAACGACACATTGGCTCTGATGGAGCAGCTCGCTAACATCGCCATGCGTCAGCTGCTCGACAACGAGGCCTTCGCCGCCGACCGCTCGCTGCCCAAACCCTGCAAGACGCTCAAGAACGTCTCTGTTCTCAAGAG GGACCTGGATGCCCGGGCGAAGAACGAACGCTACCGCACCATGTTCCGCCTGACACAAGACGAGCGCCTGGACGGTCACACGGACTGCACGCTGTGGGCGCCGTTCGCCAAGACGCACGTGATCGGTCAGctgttcatctccaacaactacatctgttttaacagcagagaagaagaagtgtgtcAGTTGATCATCCCACTacgagag GTGTCAGTCGTAGAGAAGGCCGACAGCAGCAGCGTTCTTCCGTGTCCCGTCTCCATCAGCACCAAGAACAAGATGAACTTCCTGTTTTCAAACCTCAAAGACAGAGACTTCCTGGTCCAAAGAATCTCCGATTTCCTGCAACGCACGCCCGACAGCCCGCTGCCTCCCACT ATGTCCTCTCCTGCAGGACCTGAGTCTGTCCACAGGGGGCGTCACTACCACAGTGGTTTGCCCACAGCCAGCCAGAGCCTGCTGCAGCTGTACCACGTCACCACCACGGCCACCACAGAGGACTTGGGTCCCAGAGCT atgaaggagaagatgaaggaggaggTGTGGAACATCCATTTCTCAGAGTTTGGTcgaggtgtgtgtatgtaccgAACGTCCAGAACCAGAGAACTGGTCCTCAACGGGATTCCAGAGAGTCTGAGGGGGGAACTGTGGCTGCTCTTCTCAG gaGCACAGAATGAGATGGACTCTCACCCTGGTTACTATGGCGACCTGGTTGAACGGGCCATGGGTCAGTGTTCGTTGGCGACAGAGGAAATAGAACGGGACCTCCATCGCTCAATGCCTGAACACCGGGCTTTCCAGAACGAGACTGGCATCGCTGCTCTGCGCCGCGTCCTCACCGCGTACGCTCACCGCAACCCAGGCATCGGATACTGCCAG GCCATGAACATCGTCACATCCGTCCTGCTGCTCTACTGTCCTGAAGAACACGCCTTCTGGCTGTTGGTGGCGCTGTGTGAACGAATGTTACCcgactactacaacaccagagTCGTAG GAGCTCTAGTGGACCAGGGTGTCTTTGAGGACCTGACCCGGCTCTTCTTGCCTGCTCTTCATGAACACATGCAGGATCTTGGTGTGATCTCCACCATCAGTCTCTCCTGGTTCCTCACTCTCTTCCTGTCAGTGATGCCATTCCACAGCGCTGCCCTGCTGGTCGACTGCTTCTTCTACGAGGGCATCAAAGTCATCTTTCAG GTGGCACTGGCTGTTCTCCATGACAACATGGACGCTCTGTTGTCCTGCAGTGACGAGGGAGAAGCTATGACCATCCTGGGCAG gtaccTGGACCACGTTgtgaacagacacacagtgtCTCTGAACATCCCTCACCTTCATGCTTTGCTGACGAGTGGAGACGAGCCTCCACCTGAGATCGACATCTTGGACCTGATCAAGTCCTCTTATGAG aaGTTCGGCAGCCTGCGCTCTGATGTCATTGAGCAGATGAGGTTCAAacaaaggttaaaggtcattCAGTCGCTGGAGGACACAGCCAAGAGGAGCGTG gtcaGGGCGATGATGACAGAGTCTGCGTTCAGCATCGATGAGCTGGAGGAACTCTACTGTCTCTTTAAG tccaaacacatgacGAGCTGTTATTGGGGCTCCAGAAGTTCTGCGGCAGAGCGCCACGACCCGAGTCTTCCGTACCTGGAGCAGTACCGCATCGACCCGGCTCAGTTCTGCCAGCTCTTCGCGGCGCTCACCCCCTGGGTGTGTGGAGGCCACACCCCTTCATTGTCAGCACGCCTCTTCAGACTCCTCGACCAGAACCAGGATGGACTGGTCAACTTCAAAGAGTTCATTACTGGACTCA gtgtgATGTATCATGGAGACATGACAGAGAAACTCAAACTGTTGTACAAGCTCCACCTACCACCAG ctctgtgtcctgAGGAGGCGGAGTCTGCTCTGGAGGCCACAACCTTCTTTACTGAGGGAGAAACACAAG ACTCCTCCCTCGTGTCTCACCTGGACTCTGTGCGGCAGCAGGAAGTGACAG GTAACGACGGGAAAAAGgaagcaggagaaggagagaagaagagag AGGTGAAGGACTACAGGTTTTATCTGAGGATGTGGACCAAAGAAAAGGAGACCAAGACTGAGACCATCAAAGACCTGCCCAGGATCAACCAG gaacagttcatAGAGTTTTGTAAAACTCTGTATAACCTGTTcagtgaggaggaggcggagcaacAGCTCTATCACGCCATTGCCACTGTGGCCAGTCTCCTGCTGCGCATCGGCGAGGTCGGCAAGAAGTTCAATAACGGCACAaacaaacctgctgctgctcaggccCCACCTCCTGTTCTGGCCATGCCCCATGACTTTGTGGAGGGGACATCAGCTGAGTCTCAGGTGTTTCAGGCACTGGCCGACGCCCAGCTTGAGCCCATGGCTCCTCCCATGCCTGACGAGGACGTCCAAGACGACACGTCGGTGTCGTCGTACTCTGTGGTGAGTTCGGGCTCGCTGCCGTGTGATGACATCGGTGATGACACAGTGCTGGTGGGCAGTGGCGAGCAGAGGCAGGGCAGTGAGCAGAGGCGGGGCAGTGTCCTGGACGTGGATTGGTCGATCACCTTTGAGCAGGTGTTGGCATCGCTGCTGACCGAGCAGCCGCTCGTTCAATACTTTGAAAGGAAAGAGAACATCCAGAACAAGATGGCCGCCTGTAAGGCTCAGCGGGCAGTGGAACGTCAGATAAGCTCCACCTCTGACCACGAAGTCTCCCAGCATTCAATCTGA
- the LOC131472614 gene encoding TBC1 domain family member 9B isoform X2 produces MWIQPEEVLLAGALWVSERANPFFVLQRRRGHGRGGGLSGLLVGTLDVVLDSSARVAPYRILLQTSDSQIYWNVACGSSRKEITEHWDWLETNLLQTVAIFDNDEDVTTFVKGKICGIIAEEKRLKQREEPEEDSGKFREAEIKMRQLFGMPEEEKLVNYYSCSFWKGRVPRQGWLYLSINHLCFYSLLLGKEVTLVVPWTEVTQLEKNATLVFPESVRVSTRHTERFFSMFLNINDTLALMEQLANIAMRQLLDNEAFAADRSLPKPCKTLKNVSVLKRDLDARAKNERYRTMFRLTQDERLDGHTDCTLWAPFAKTHVIGQLFISNNYICFNSREEEVCQLIIPLREVSVVEKADSSSVLPCPVSISTKNKMNFLFSNLKDRDFLVQRISDFLQRTPDSPLPPTMSSPAGPESVHRGRHYHSGLPTASQSLLQLYHVTTTATTEDLGPRAMKEKMKEEVWNIHFSEFGRGVCMYRTSRTRELVLNGIPESLRGELWLLFSGAQNEMDSHPGYYGDLVERAMGQCSLATEEIERDLHRSMPEHRAFQNETGIAALRRVLTAYAHRNPGIGYCQAMNIVTSVLLLYCPEEHAFWLLVALCERMLPDYYNTRVVGALVDQGVFEDLTRLFLPALHEHMQDLGVISTISLSWFLTLFLSVMPFHSAALLVDCFFYEGIKVIFQVALAVLHDNMDALLSCSDEGEAMTILGRYLDHVVNRHTVSLNIPHLHALLTSGDEPPPEIDILDLIKSSYEKFGSLRSDVIEQMRFKQRLKVIQSLEDTAKRSVVRAMMTESAFSIDELEELYCLFKSKHMTSCYWGSRSSAAERHDPSLPYLEQYRIDPAQFCQLFAALTPWVCGGHTPSLSARLFRLLDQNQDGLVNFKEFITGLSVMYHGDMTEKLKLLYKLHLPPALCPEEAESALEATTFFTEGETQDSSLVSHLDSVRQQEVTGNDGKKEAGEGEKKREVKDYRFYLRMWTKEKETKTETIKDLPRINQEQFIEFCKTLYNLFSEEEAEQQLYHAIATVASLLLRIGEVGKKFNNGTNKPAAAQAPPPVLAMPHDFVEGTSAESQVFQALADAQLEPMAPPMPDEDVQDDTSVSSYSVVSSGSLPCDDIGDDTVLVGSGEQRQGSEQRRGSVLDVDWSITFEQVLASLLTEQPLVQYFERKENIQNKMAACKAQRAVERQISSTSDHEVSQHSI; encoded by the exons gtctCCTGGTTGGGACTCTAGATGTGGTCCTGGACTCCAGTGCCAGAGTGGCTCCATACAGGATCCTTCTGCAGACTTCGGACTCTCAGATCTACTGGAACGTAGCCTGTG GCTCTTCCAGGAAGGAGATCACGGAGCACTGGGATTGGCTGGAGACCAACCTGCTGCAGACGGTCGCCATCTTTGACAACGATGAAGACGTCACCACCTTTGTCAAAGGGAAGATCTGT GGCATCATAGCGGAGGAGAAACGTCTAAAACAGAGGGAGGAGCCAGAGGAGGACAGTGGGAAATTCCGGGAGGCGGAGATAAAGATGCGGCAGTTGTTCGGGATGCCTGAAGAAGAAAAGCTGGTCAATTATTACTCGTGCAGCTTCTGGAAAGGACGAGTTCCTCGCCAAGGCTGGCTCTACCTGTCCATCAACCACCTGTGCTTCTACTCCCTCCTGCTGGGCAAAGAGG tgacCTTGGTGGTGCCGTGGACTGAGGTGACCCAGCTGGAGAAGAACGCCACCCTGGTGTTTCCGGAGAGCGTCCGCGTCAGCACACGTCACACAGAACGCTTCTTCTCCATGTTCCTCAACATCAACGACACATTGGCTCTGATGGAGCAGCTCGCTAACATCGCCATGCGTCAGCTGCTCGACAACGAGGCCTTCGCCGCCGACCGCTCGCTGCCCAAACCCTGCAAGACGCTCAAGAACGTCTCTGTTCTCAAGAG GGACCTGGATGCCCGGGCGAAGAACGAACGCTACCGCACCATGTTCCGCCTGACACAAGACGAGCGCCTGGACGGTCACACGGACTGCACGCTGTGGGCGCCGTTCGCCAAGACGCACGTGATCGGTCAGctgttcatctccaacaactacatctgttttaacagcagagaagaagaagtgtgtcAGTTGATCATCCCACTacgagag GTGTCAGTCGTAGAGAAGGCCGACAGCAGCAGCGTTCTTCCGTGTCCCGTCTCCATCAGCACCAAGAACAAGATGAACTTCCTGTTTTCAAACCTCAAAGACAGAGACTTCCTGGTCCAAAGAATCTCCGATTTCCTGCAACGCACGCCCGACAGCCCGCTGCCTCCCACT ATGTCCTCTCCTGCAGGACCTGAGTCTGTCCACAGGGGGCGTCACTACCACAGTGGTTTGCCCACAGCCAGCCAGAGCCTGCTGCAGCTGTACCACGTCACCACCACGGCCACCACAGAGGACTTGGGTCCCAGAGCT atgaaggagaagatgaaggaggaggTGTGGAACATCCATTTCTCAGAGTTTGGTcgaggtgtgtgtatgtaccgAACGTCCAGAACCAGAGAACTGGTCCTCAACGGGATTCCAGAGAGTCTGAGGGGGGAACTGTGGCTGCTCTTCTCAG gaGCACAGAATGAGATGGACTCTCACCCTGGTTACTATGGCGACCTGGTTGAACGGGCCATGGGTCAGTGTTCGTTGGCGACAGAGGAAATAGAACGGGACCTCCATCGCTCAATGCCTGAACACCGGGCTTTCCAGAACGAGACTGGCATCGCTGCTCTGCGCCGCGTCCTCACCGCGTACGCTCACCGCAACCCAGGCATCGGATACTGCCAG GCCATGAACATCGTCACATCCGTCCTGCTGCTCTACTGTCCTGAAGAACACGCCTTCTGGCTGTTGGTGGCGCTGTGTGAACGAATGTTACCcgactactacaacaccagagTCGTAG GAGCTCTAGTGGACCAGGGTGTCTTTGAGGACCTGACCCGGCTCTTCTTGCCTGCTCTTCATGAACACATGCAGGATCTTGGTGTGATCTCCACCATCAGTCTCTCCTGGTTCCTCACTCTCTTCCTGTCAGTGATGCCATTCCACAGCGCTGCCCTGCTGGTCGACTGCTTCTTCTACGAGGGCATCAAAGTCATCTTTCAG GTGGCACTGGCTGTTCTCCATGACAACATGGACGCTCTGTTGTCCTGCAGTGACGAGGGAGAAGCTATGACCATCCTGGGCAG gtaccTGGACCACGTTgtgaacagacacacagtgtCTCTGAACATCCCTCACCTTCATGCTTTGCTGACGAGTGGAGACGAGCCTCCACCTGAGATCGACATCTTGGACCTGATCAAGTCCTCTTATGAG aaGTTCGGCAGCCTGCGCTCTGATGTCATTGAGCAGATGAGGTTCAAacaaaggttaaaggtcattCAGTCGCTGGAGGACACAGCCAAGAGGAGCGTG gtcaGGGCGATGATGACAGAGTCTGCGTTCAGCATCGATGAGCTGGAGGAACTCTACTGTCTCTTTAAG tccaaacacatgacGAGCTGTTATTGGGGCTCCAGAAGTTCTGCGGCAGAGCGCCACGACCCGAGTCTTCCGTACCTGGAGCAGTACCGCATCGACCCGGCTCAGTTCTGCCAGCTCTTCGCGGCGCTCACCCCCTGGGTGTGTGGAGGCCACACCCCTTCATTGTCAGCACGCCTCTTCAGACTCCTCGACCAGAACCAGGATGGACTGGTCAACTTCAAAGAGTTCATTACTGGACTCA gtgtgATGTATCATGGAGACATGACAGAGAAACTCAAACTGTTGTACAAGCTCCACCTACCACCAG ctctgtgtcctgAGGAGGCGGAGTCTGCTCTGGAGGCCACAACCTTCTTTACTGAGGGAGAAACACAAG ACTCCTCCCTCGTGTCTCACCTGGACTCTGTGCGGCAGCAGGAAGTGACAG GTAACGACGGGAAAAAGgaagcaggagaaggagagaagaagagag AGGTGAAGGACTACAGGTTTTATCTGAGGATGTGGACCAAAGAAAAGGAGACCAAGACTGAGACCATCAAAGACCTGCCCAGGATCAACCAG gaacagttcatAGAGTTTTGTAAAACTCTGTATAACCTGTTcagtgaggaggaggcggagcaacAGCTCTATCACGCCATTGCCACTGTGGCCAGTCTCCTGCTGCGCATCGGCGAGGTCGGCAAGAAGTTCAATAACGGCACAaacaaacctgctgctgctcaggccCCACCTCCTGTTCTGGCCATGCCCCATGACTTTGTGGAGGGGACATCAGCTGAGTCTCAGGTGTTTCAGGCACTGGCCGACGCCCAGCTTGAGCCCATGGCTCCTCCCATGCCTGACGAGGACGTCCAAGACGACACGTCGGTGTCGTCGTACTCTGTGGTGAGTTCGGGCTCGCTGCCGTGTGATGACATCGGTGATGACACAGTGCTGGTGGGCAGTGGCGAGCAGAGGCAGGGCAGTGAGCAGAGGCGGGGCAGTGTCCTGGACGTGGATTGGTCGATCACCTTTGAGCAGGTGTTGGCATCGCTGCTGACCGAGCAGCCGCTCGTTCAATACTTTGAAAGGAAAGAGAACATCCAGAACAAGATGGCCGCCTGTAAGGCTCAGCGGGCAGTGGAACGTCAGATAAGCTCCACCTCTGACCACGAAGTCTCCCAGCATTCAATCTGA